In Deltaproteobacteria bacterium GWC2_55_46, a single window of DNA contains:
- a CDS encoding aspartate-semialdehyde dehydrogenase gives MKKKTYNVAIAGATGVVGREFIKILEERDFPVGEIKLLASERSAGTRIEFKGNEELVTDLDDETFEGIDIGLFSPGGSVSAKYAPRAARAGCIVIDNTSHFRMDPDVPLVVPEVNPKDIGLYKKKKIIANPNCSTIQMVVALKPIHDKYRIKRVVVSTYQSVSGAGKEAMEELSSQVKDLFNMKEPNVNVFPHRIAFNCLPQIDSFLDNGYTKEEMKMVNETHKIFGDDSVKVTATTVRVPVFVGHSESVNIETEKPIDPKDVQKLLSKAPGVVVIDEPKESAYPMAVDIAGQDEVFVGRIRRDDTVPNGLNMWIVADNLRKGAALNAVQIAEVLIKEYI, from the coding sequence GTGAAAAAGAAAACCTACAACGTTGCCATTGCCGGCGCAACCGGCGTGGTCGGCAGGGAGTTCATAAAGATACTCGAGGAGAGGGACTTTCCGGTCGGAGAGATAAAGCTCCTCGCCTCCGAGCGGAGCGCCGGGACAAGGATAGAGTTCAAGGGCAACGAAGAGCTCGTGACCGACCTCGACGACGAGACCTTCGAGGGTATTGACATAGGCCTCTTCTCACCCGGCGGGAGCGTGAGCGCCAAGTACGCGCCGAGGGCCGCAAGAGCGGGCTGCATAGTCATCGACAACACCAGCCACTTCAGGATGGACCCTGACGTGCCGCTCGTCGTGCCCGAGGTCAACCCCAAGGACATCGGCCTCTACAAGAAAAAGAAGATAATAGCCAACCCCAACTGCTCTACCATCCAGATGGTGGTCGCCTTAAAGCCCATCCACGATAAGTACAGGATAAAGAGGGTAGTCGTCTCCACCTACCAGTCGGTCTCCGGCGCGGGCAAGGAGGCGATGGAGGAGCTTTCAAGCCAGGTAAAGGATCTCTTCAACATGAAGGAGCCCAACGTCAACGTCTTCCCGCACAGGATAGCATTCAACTGCCTGCCGCAGATAGACTCCTTCCTTGATAACGGATATACGAAGGAAGAGATGAAGATGGTCAACGAGACGCACAAGATATTCGGCGACGATAGCGTAAAAGTGACCGCAACGACCGTAAGGGTGCCGGTCTTCGTGGGCCACTCGGAATCGGTCAATATCGAGACAGAAAAGCCCATCGACCCGAAGGATGTCCAAAAGCTCCTCTCCAAGGCCCCCGGCGTCGTTGTCATAGACGAGCCCAAGGAGAGCGCCTACCCCATGGCAGTCGACATAGCGGGCCAGGACGAGGTCTTCGTCGGCAGGATTAGGAGGGACGACACTGTCCCCAACGGCCTCAATATGTGGATAGTGGCCGATAACCTCCGCAAGGGCGCGGCCCTTAACGCCGTGCAGATTGCCGAGGTACTCATAAAGGAATATATCTGA
- a CDS encoding tRNA pseudouridine(38-40) synthase TruA, which produces MRNIKLLIEYEGTNYAGWQVQAGLPTIQGALIEAASRLTHGQAQVAGASRTDAGVHALGQVASLRTDSSIPSHKIMQGMNFFLPKDIVIKEAAEAPPDFDPRRGSKGKVYLYRIINRDHPSAIVRNFTWHVFASLDIAAMRQAAAHLIGEKDFSSFRAAGCEAIHPIREVTSVELFDRGEGLIEIEVRGTAFLRHMVRIMAGTLVAVGKGKIRPDELPDITEAKQRAAAAMTAPAQGLCLVKVEY; this is translated from the coding sequence ATGCGCAATATAAAGCTTTTAATAGAGTACGAAGGCACCAACTACGCCGGATGGCAGGTGCAGGCGGGGCTCCCCACCATACAGGGGGCGCTTATAGAGGCCGCTTCCCGGCTTACCCATGGGCAGGCCCAGGTTGCCGGGGCCTCGCGAACAGATGCCGGGGTGCACGCCTTGGGGCAGGTGGCGAGCCTCAGAACAGATTCCAGCATCCCAAGCCACAAGATAATGCAGGGCATGAACTTCTTCCTTCCGAAGGATATCGTCATAAAGGAAGCGGCTGAGGCGCCGCCGGATTTCGACCCAAGGAGGGGCTCCAAGGGCAAGGTCTATCTATATAGGATAATAAACAGGGACCACCCTTCGGCCATCGTCCGCAACTTCACCTGGCACGTCTTCGCCTCCCTTGACATCGCCGCCATGCGGCAGGCCGCGGCTCATCTGATAGGAGAGAAGGACTTCTCATCATTCAGGGCGGCTGGCTGTGAGGCCATCCATCCTATAAGAGAGGTCACCTCCGTTGAGCTATTCGACAGGGGAGAGGGGCTTATCGAGATAGAGGTCAGGGGAACGGCCTTCCTCCGGCACATGGTCCGCATAATGGCCGGAACCCTTGTCGCCGTTGGCAAGGGGAAGATAAGGCCGGATGAGCTCCCGGACATAACAGAGGCGAAGCAGAGGGCTGCCGCCGCCATGACCGCCCCGGCGCAGGGGCTCTGCCTGGTGAAGGTGGAATATTAA